The following is a genomic window from Janibacter sp. DB-40.
TGCCGGCGGCACCATCCTGCGGCAGACCCTCGCCCGCGGGCTGGAGCGCACGGCCACGGGGTGGCGCGTGGTCACCGGACCGACCATCGACCCGGTGGCCCACGACGCGGACGCGGTCGTCCTCGCCACCCCGGCCGCACCGACGTCTCGGCTCCTCGCCGACCACGCCCCTGCGGCATCCCGTGCGCTGGCCGGGATCGAGTACGCGTCGATGGCCGTCGTCACGCTCGCCCTGCCGAGCGCGCAGCTGCCGGCGTTGCCCGGCAACGGCTTCCTCGTCCCGGCCGTCGACGGGCACACGATCAAGGCCGCGACCTTCTCCGCAGCAAAGTGGGCCTGGGTGCGCGACGCCTCCTCCGAGGTGACCCTCCTGCGTGCGTCGATCGGCCGGGCCGGTGAGGTCGCGAGCCTGCAGCGCAGCGACGACGAGCTGCGTGCCGTCGCCCTCGACGAGGTCGGGCAGGCGCTCGGGGCCCCGCTGCCGCAGCCGGTCGACACGCACGTGCAGCGCTGGGGCGGGGGACTGCCCCAGTACGACCTCGGGCACACTGGCAGGGTCGCCACGACACGGGCGGACGTCACCGGCCTGCCGGGGCTCGAGCTCGTCGGCGCCGCCTACGACGGAGTGGGCATCGCGGCCGTCCTGGACGGCGCGGTCCGGGCCGCGACCACCATCTCGTCCACGTGCCCCCCTTCGACCCCCACCCGACAGGAGCAGCGATGACCACCCGCCCCGCACCCGCCAAGCCCGACCGCGAGCAGCTCGAGGCGATCAACGCCTCCGTGCACTACGCGATGTTCTCCGTCTTCGCCCTGACCACTCCACTGGGCGACGCCGACCGGGCCGCGCTCACCAGCGAGGTGGAGGAGCTGATCGCCGCCGTGACCGAGGGCGGCGTCACCGTCCGCGGGGTCTACGACGTCGCCGGCCTGCGCGCCGACGCGGACCTGCTGATCTGGTGGCACGCCGACGAGGTCGAGCTGCTCCAGGACGCCTACAAGCGCCTGCTGCGCACCCGGCTGGGGGCGCACCTGAAGCCGGTGTGGTCCAACGTCGCGTGCCACCGCCAGGCCGAGTTCAACCGCAGCCACGTGCCCGCCTTCATGGCCGGTGAGCCGGTGCGCGACTACGTGTGCGTCTACCCCTTCGTGCGCTCCTACGACTGGTACGTCATCGACGAGAAGGACCGGCGCGCCATGCTCGCCGAGCACGGCGCCATGGCCCGCGACTACCCCGACGTGCGCGCCAACACCGTCCCCGCCTTCGCCCTGGGCGACTACGAGTGGATCCTGGCCTTCGAGGCCGACGAGCTGCACCGCATCGTCGACCTCATGCGGGAGCTGCGTGCCTCCCGCGCCCGCCTGCACGTGCGCGAGGAGATTCCCTTCTTCACCGGGCCCCGCAGGAGCGTCGAGCAGCTCGTGGAGGGCCTGCGCTGAGGATCGCGCCTCACCCGCCTCCTGATTATCGGGTCACCCGATAAACCCCCGGTTCGCGCGAGTTTCTTACTCCTGCGAACCGGGGGTTTCTCATGCGGAGTTCCCGGGGGCCTCTCCTCATCCACATCCGGGCCCACCCGGTCAGGGATCCACAGACCGCGGCGTGCTCACAGCAGGCGTCTCGGGTGCGAGCCACTGTTGCACCCATGATCGACGTGGCTCCCACCCTCTTCAGCGAGCTCCTTGCCCTCCCCGACAGGATCTTCACACGCCAGGACGCTCTGGGGGCGGGTCTGTCCGACGAGGTGCTCAACGCGGCCCTTCGTCGGGGGCTCATCACCCGCATCTGCCGGGGCGCGTACACAGTGCCCGGTACGTGGACGCGGGAAGAGCACCGTCACCTCCTCGCCAAGGCCGCACTACACACCTATCCCGATGCGGTCCTGATCGGCGCCACGGCGGTCGCGGCCCACGGCATCCCGCTCTTCGAGGTGCCGGTCGTGCCAACGGACATCGCGCGACCCATCATCCGCGAGGCCCGTACGGAGCACCTGCGCATCCGCCCCCTTCGTCATGGGCTCGTCGAGACACCGTGGGGACCTGCGACGGACTTGGCGACGGGACTCGTCCAGATGACCATGGATCACGGCATCACCGCGGGAGTGGCATCGATCGACGCGGCCCTGCAGTGGCAGGAGACAACCACCCAAACCCTCGAGGCCGCCTACGAGCTCGTCCGGCGATGGCCGCTCTCGTCGCGTGTGAGGTGCGCGCTCGAATGGGCAGACGGTGACGCGGAGTCGCTCGGTGAGAGCGTCACCCGGGTCATCCTGCGCGCGGCCGGATGGCAGGTCGCCTCGCAGGTCCCGATCGTCGATCGGCATGGTGAGTTCGTCGCCCGGGTCGACCTCGGCATCGAGGGGACCAGGGTCCTGATCGAGTTCGACGGCAAGGTGAAGTACGCGGACGGGGGTGCCGATGCACTCTTCCGGGAGAAGAAGCGTGAGGACCGCCTCCGGGCCCTCGGCTACGTCATCGTGCGGGTGACCTGGGCCGACCTCTTCCATGCGCAGCGCATCGTCGCCGCCGTGTCGGCGGCACTCTCCGCCGCGGCGTAGGAGTTCCACGGGATCCGGCACATCTGCAGCGGTTGGCTGGCGGATCCCGAGCCGTGATGTGCGGACCGCGGCACGGCGCACCGCTCCAACGGAACAGGTGGCGTCGGCCGGCCCACGACCCCTGCTCCTGCGGGAGATGGCAAGAGAAACCCCCGGTCAGCAGGAGTAAGAAACTCCTGCGGACCGGGGGTTTATCGGGTCACCCGATAATCGGGGGACAGATGGGGCGCCTCAGCCCTGAGCAGGGCGCAGCGTCATCGAGATCGAGTTGATGCAGTACCGCTGGTCGGTGGGGGTGTCGTACCCCTCACCCTCGAAGACGTGGCCCATGTGGCTGCCGCAGTTGGCGCAGCGGACCTCGACGCGGGGACGGCCCGGCAGCGAGTCGTCCTCGATGTACTCGACGCGGTCCCCGGCGAGGGGGGAGTAGAAGGAGGGCCACCCGCAGTGGCTCGAGAACTTCGTCTCCGAGGTGAACAGCTCGGTGCCGCAGGCGCGGCAGGCGTAGACGCCCTCCGTCGTGGTCTCGTTGTACTCACCGGTGAAGGGACGCTCCGTCCCGGCGGCGCGAAGCACGGAGTACTCCTCCGGGCCGAGCTCCTGGCGCCACTCCTCGTCGGTCTTGCTCACGGCGTAGTCGCGGCCGGTGGGCTCCATCATGGTGTGACTCCTTCTCGTCGCTGGTCTCCATCATGCAACGCCGCGGCCCCCGGAGATCATCCGGGGGCCGCGGCGTGCGGGTCGTCGCCCGGGGATCAGTCGATCTCCCGGTGCGCCAGGTACTCCGGTCGCGGGGCGGAGGCCGCGAAGGGCTCCTGCAGCCGGTTGGAGACGGCGTTGAACACGACGAAGAGGTTGCTGCGCGGGTCCGGGGAGATGTTGCCGGCCGAGGCGTGCATGCAGTTGGAGTCGAAGTACAGCGCCGATCCGGCGGGGCCGGTGATCATGTCGATCCCGTGCTCCTGTGCCAGTCGCGTGACATCCTCCTCGTCGGGGGTGCCGAAGGGCGGGCGGTAGGAGCTCAGCGACTCGCGGTGGTAACCGTCGGGCGTCTCCCCGACGCAGCTGACGAACTGCTTGTGCGAGCCGGGGATGATCATCAGCGCGCCGTTGGTCTCGTAGTTCGGTGTCAGCGCGAGCGAGACGCTGAGGGCACGCGGGGTCGGCATGCCGTCCTCCGCGTGCCAGGTCTCGAAGTCGCTGTGCCAGTAGAACGGTCCGCCGGCGAAGCCCGGCTTGAGGTTCATCCGGCTCTGGTGGACGTAGACGTCGTCGCCGAGGATCTGCCGGGCCACCCCGACGATGTCCTCGCGGCCCACGATCTCGGCGATCGCGTCGCTGAGCCGGTGGACGGCGAAGATCGAACGAACGTCACCACTGGAACGCTCGCGGATGATCCGCTCGTCCTCGCCGAGGCGGTCGGTGATGGTGCCCACCTCGGACAGGCAGGTGGCGATGTCGTCCTCGGAGAGGACTGACTCGGCCGTGTGGTAGCCGCGCTGGTCGTAGCCGCGCAGCTGGTCCCGCGACAGTGGGCCCGAGGCATCCTGGCTCCACACCACGGAGTGGGAGCGCGGCTCGATCTGGCTGCGGTCGGCCAGACGGGTGCGATAGACGTCGATCGTCGTCGTGCTTGCGGTTTGAGTTCCCGTGATCAATGCAGATCCCTTTCGCTCAATCCGGCGTCGGTGGTGCCGGTCTTCGTGTTTTGTTGTCAACGAGGGGGGGACTTGCTCCCTGTCGGCAGATTGCCAATGTGCGCCCTGCGGCGCAACCATGTCCTACCCGGCGGGCGAGGCGTCATGTGGGCCTTGGCCCGCTTCTTTCGTCCGCGGAGCCCATAGGCTGGCGGCATGGCCAGGACACCGGCGGCAGTCGTGACGGCAGGGGAGCGGGAGGTACGGGTCTCCAGCCCGGACCGGGTCGTGTACGAGGAGACCGACCGGACCCCTGCGATCACCAAGCTCGAGGTCTGCGAGTACGTCGCCGCCGTCGGCGCGACGATGATGCGCACGATCGGTGAGCGCCCCACCGCGATGGAGCGCTGGCCGGACGGCTGGCGCGAGGGGATGCGCCTGGCGGTCGGCCCCAAGGACGGCGACGCCGACGGTTTCTACCAGAAGAGGCTTCCCCGGGGAGCGCCGGACTACGTCGAAACCGTCGACATCACCTTCCCGAGCGGACGCACGGCCGCCGAGCTGTGCCCGACGGAGCCGGCGGCGCTGGTGTGGGCGGCCCACATGGGGACGCTGACCTTCCACCCGTGGCCGGTGCGGCGGCCCGATGTCGACCACCCGGACGAGCTGCGGATCGACCTCGACCCGCAGGAGGGGACCGACTTCGCCGACGCGCAGCGGGTCGCCGGGGTCGCCCGCGAGCTGCTGGAGGAGCTCGGTCTGCGGGGCTACCCCAAGACGAGCGGCAACCGCGGGATCCACATCTACGTGCGGATCGAGCCACGGTGGTCCTTCGAGGAGGTGCGCCACGCGGCGATCGGCTTCGGTCGCGAGCTCGAGCGCCGTGACGACTCGGTGACGACGGCCTGGTGGAAGGAGGAGCGCGGCGAGCGGATCTTCGTCGACTACAACCAGAACAACCGCGACCGCACGATCGCCGGGGCCTGGAGCCTGCGGGCGCGGCCCGGAGCACCCGTGAGCACGCCGATGACGTGGGAGCAGCTCGCAGCCGTCACCGACCCGCGCGAGTACAACCTGACCACCGTCTTCGACCACCTCGCCGACGGCGACCCGTGGATCGACATGGACGACCGGGCCCACTCGTTGGACCCCTTGCTCGAGCTGTGGGAGACCCTGCCCGGTGGCGAGCTGAGCTTCCCGCCCGACTACCCCAAGATGCCCGGCGAGCCCCCACGGGTGCAGCCGAGCAAGAAGGTCGCCGAGCACTGGGACGAGGAGGGCAACCGCATCGAGGACTGAGCCCCCGGGACCACTCAGTCGGCGAGGACCTCGCCCAGGTCGTAGGCC
Proteins encoded in this region:
- the hemG gene encoding protoporphyrinogen oxidase, whose product is MVDRVVEPLLGGVYAGRVDALSLRATMPGLWSAMDEGRSMPEAVASLLPEPVTPPRPRVMGLDGGLSALVEALAAGVTAAGGTILRQTLARGLERTATGWRVVTGPTIDPVAHDADAVVLATPAAPTSRLLADHAPAASRALAGIEYASMAVVTLALPSAQLPALPGNGFLVPAVDGHTIKAATFSAAKWAWVRDASSEVTLLRASIGRAGEVASLQRSDDELRAVALDEVGQALGAPLPQPVDTHVQRWGGGLPQYDLGHTGRVATTRADVTGLPGLELVGAAYDGVGIAAVLDGAVRAATTISSTCPPSTPTRQEQR
- the hemQ gene encoding hydrogen peroxide-dependent heme synthase, which codes for MTTRPAPAKPDREQLEAINASVHYAMFSVFALTTPLGDADRAALTSEVEELIAAVTEGGVTVRGVYDVAGLRADADLLIWWHADEVELLQDAYKRLLRTRLGAHLKPVWSNVACHRQAEFNRSHVPAFMAGEPVRDYVCVYPFVRSYDWYVIDEKDRRAMLAEHGAMARDYPDVRANTVPAFALGDYEWILAFEADELHRIVDLMRELRASRARLHVREEIPFFTGPRRSVEQLVEGLR
- a CDS encoding type IV toxin-antitoxin system AbiEi family antitoxin domain-containing protein → MIDVAPTLFSELLALPDRIFTRQDALGAGLSDEVLNAALRRGLITRICRGAYTVPGTWTREEHRHLLAKAALHTYPDAVLIGATAVAAHGIPLFEVPVVPTDIARPIIREARTEHLRIRPLRHGLVETPWGPATDLATGLVQMTMDHGITAGVASIDAALQWQETTTQTLEAAYELVRRWPLSSRVRCALEWADGDAESLGESVTRVILRAAGWQVASQVPIVDRHGEFVARVDLGIEGTRVLIEFDGKVKYADGGADALFREKKREDRLRALGYVIVRVTWADLFHAQRIVAAVSAALSAAA
- the msrB gene encoding peptide-methionine (R)-S-oxide reductase MsrB, with amino-acid sequence MMEPTGRDYAVSKTDEEWRQELGPEEYSVLRAAGTERPFTGEYNETTTEGVYACRACGTELFTSETKFSSHCGWPSFYSPLAGDRVEYIEDDSLPGRPRVEVRCANCGSHMGHVFEGEGYDTPTDQRYCINSISMTLRPAQG
- the thpD gene encoding ectoine hydroxylase → MITGTQTASTTTIDVYRTRLADRSQIEPRSHSVVWSQDASGPLSRDQLRGYDQRGYHTAESVLSEDDIATCLSEVGTITDRLGEDERIIRERSSGDVRSIFAVHRLSDAIAEIVGREDIVGVARQILGDDVYVHQSRMNLKPGFAGGPFYWHSDFETWHAEDGMPTPRALSVSLALTPNYETNGALMIIPGSHKQFVSCVGETPDGYHRESLSSYRPPFGTPDEEDVTRLAQEHGIDMITGPAGSALYFDSNCMHASAGNISPDPRSNLFVVFNAVSNRLQEPFAASAPRPEYLAHREID
- a CDS encoding DNA polymerase domain-containing protein — protein: MARTPAAVVTAGEREVRVSSPDRVVYEETDRTPAITKLEVCEYVAAVGATMMRTIGERPTAMERWPDGWREGMRLAVGPKDGDADGFYQKRLPRGAPDYVETVDITFPSGRTAAELCPTEPAALVWAAHMGTLTFHPWPVRRPDVDHPDELRIDLDPQEGTDFADAQRVAGVARELLEELGLRGYPKTSGNRGIHIYVRIEPRWSFEEVRHAAIGFGRELERRDDSVTTAWWKEERGERIFVDYNQNNRDRTIAGAWSLRARPGAPVSTPMTWEQLAAVTDPREYNLTTVFDHLADGDPWIDMDDRAHSLDPLLELWETLPGGELSFPPDYPKMPGEPPRVQPSKKVAEHWDEEGNRIED